Proteins co-encoded in one Lynx canadensis isolate LIC74 chromosome C1, mLynCan4.pri.v2, whole genome shotgun sequence genomic window:
- the SPATA3 gene encoding spermatogenesis-associated protein 3, with protein sequence MRKGKKKKPESRRRGSTPQHASSESTPQHASSESTPQHASSESTPQHASSESTPQHASSESTPRPSPGSVPQQPAPQALPAPESRPSARAPAPALGRLPPDPTTKAPSRSRKSGSLTRAGPRAFCSCSACPGSSACWRRLGLCHSRIFDVLLPLPWPTMPGRGFPSLLTFYREPARKHSTHRNSRAPSSRACRCGSGSPGGCLLHH encoded by the exons ATGAGGAAGGGCAAAAAGAAGAAGCCGGAGTCCAGACGCCGCGGCTCCACACCCCAGCACGCCAGCTCGGAGTCCACACCCCAGCACGCCAGCTCGGAGTCCACACCCCAGCACGCCAGCTCGGAGTCCACACCCCAGCACGCCAGCTCGGAGTCCACACCCCAGCACGCCAGCTCGGAGTCCACCCCTCGGCCCAGCCCTGGATCCGTCCCCCAGCAGCCTGCACCCCAGGCTCTCCCAGCTCCAGAAAGCAGACCCTCGGCCCGGGCCCCTGCACCGGCCCTGGGCCGGTTGCCTCCGGACCCTACCACAAAAGCACCCTCTCGATCCAGGAAATCAG GGTCTCTGACTCGTGCGGGGCCGCGGGCCTTCTGTTCCTGTTCCGCTTGCCCCGGAAGCTCTGCTTGCTGGCGTCGTCTGGGCCTGTGTCACAGCCGCATCTTTGATGTCCTCCTTCCTCTACCCTGGCCGACCATGCCAGGAAGAGGATTTCCAAGCCTCCTCACTTTCTACAG AGAACCTGCAAGAAAACACTCCACTCATCGTAATTCACGTGCTCCAAGCTCTCGGGCCTGCCGCTGTGGCTCTGGGAGCCCTGGGGGCTGCCTGTTACATCACTGA